The sequence GCATGCCACAGATACACCACGAGCGTGCTGCGCCGATGGGCATATTCGGCAAGCGCCTCTTGCTGACGCACCGCGTTGGCAGCGAGCACCTCAGCGGGACAAGCCGTTTGCCGGGCTTGCTCAGGCTTGCCATGACAGCGAGTTGCCGCACTGGTCGCGCGTTGCGCATCGGTAAGCTGCCAGGTGGTCAACACGCGCTCTAATTCGGCGCGGTTATAGGCCATTTCTTCCTGTATTTCGCGCACGACGACGATTAACACTGGCACGGCCCAGAACACCATCACGACCAGCCAGCGGCGTAACCAGCGGTTTTTACGCTTCCAGACCATCCGAGCCTCCGTGCGTGCGCTACGGCATCAACGATCAGACCTGCAGCCTTGGGGAAACCTGGGCATCTCTAAGGCAATTAAGGCTTAAAGCTAAAGCACCTTAAGGCAACGCCAGGTAGCAGGCCGTCTGCCGGCCATCATAGAAGAAAAGCAGGGGGCAAAGGAGGGGATTGTGGCCAGCACCAGCGCCCAAGTGCAGGCCACAAAAAAAGCATGCTGTGCCAACCATCGGCACAGCATGCTTAATGGATCCAACTGAGGGATCCAACTGAGGGATCAGCCGAGCCCTTCAGGGCTTAGCGTGTTGCTTTTATCCGTTGCTTTTATTGCTGCTGCTCAGGCAGCTTTTCATGAATGCTTTACGGTCATCACCTTTTTTACCGCTGGCTTCGGTATTGCAGGCTTTCATCTTTTCTTGCTGAGTCATTGGTGCCGCAGCCGGTGAAGCGGACAGGCAGCTTTTCATGAACGCTTTGCGCTCGTCGCCTTTTTTGCCGCTGGCCTGCTGGTTGCAAACGGTCATCTTTGATTGCTGGCTGTTGTCGGCAAACGCCGCAGGCACCAGCATCGCACCAAGGACGAGGGCGGCCAGCGCGGACTGGATCAGGCGGGTCTTCGAGTGAATCGTCATAAGGCACTCCATCGGTGAATAACGTGCTGTTGTGTGACGGGCCCTGACGCTTGCCTGCTAGTTAACGAGCTAGCAGAGCAAGTTAGCAGCAAGTGCGCGAGGGCGGTACGTCAGCCTGAAGCCGAAACGGCAAGCACTGCAAACACGGCAAACGCCAGGCTGTGAACCCCAAACGGCGCAACCCGTGCATCGGTTGACAGGCCTTCGTGCGCACGAAGACGCACGGCCGTGATCTCAAGACGGCGGCTAGAACCATGCCAGCACGGCTAGCGCGCCACACGTAAGCCAGCGCGCATCAACGCCAACGCCAGGCTTTATGCCTCGCCCGGCTGTTTGCTCACGGCATTCCAGCCAAACGCGTTGTACAGCGTGTAACGGGCGATGCCGAGATATTCGTGCAGCGCGAAATCTGTCACGGCAAAGTTGTAGGACAGCGGAATCAGCGTTAACACCGGGCGCAGATAATCCGCGCGGACAGGCATGGCATGGACGCCAAAATGGCCGAAATACAACAGGCTGCGTTGCAAATGAAGGCCTGATGACACCAGCAGCACCCGGTCCGGCGCATAGCGTTGTAGCAGGGCGCTCGTGAATTGCGCGTTCTGCCAGGTATTCATGCTGCCGGGTTCGAGCATCACATCCGCCGCACTGACGCCAAGCCGTACCAGCAAGCGCTGATAGACGATGGCTTCCGGAGAACCCAGATGCAGCGCATCGCCGCCGCTGACGATGATCTTGCAATCGGCTACGGTCTTGCGGCGGCAATCGTTATACAGCGCGGCTGCTTCAGCGATGCGGGCATAAGCGAACATGCCGGGTTCAACCGCCCCCGTGCGAGGCACCTTGGTGGTGCCCGCGCCTAGCAGCACCAGGGCATTGCGTTTGCCCCATACGGGCCGGGGTTTTATGTCATAGGTATCCTGCAGTTGCCCCAGCAGCCAGGCGGGCACCGGGCCACACCCGATCGCCAGAAACAGCACAGCCGTCAATGCATAGAGCATCACGCTCGTGCGCCGCCACGCCAGCGCGGCACAACCGATTGCGAATACGATCAGTATCACCAGCACGATCAGCGTCATCAGAACCTCCTTTGGCTTTGGCTTTGGCTGAAGGCCATAACGTGTGGCAGGAAGGGGCCTAGCCCCATGACGAGTCGGCTTTGAGCAGAACAGAGACGCATTTTTTCCTTGAATTTTTGCGTGAAGGGTGGGCCAGTTGATGAGCAGCGGGTGAGCAACGGGCGAGCAGCGGAAATGGTGCGCCGAAACAGCCGTTTTAATAAACCATGACACTCGAAGCTGGACTCAAAGCTGGGCATGCATCAGCGCGAAACTGCTAGCGCGCATCTATCAGGGAAGCGTCAAGATTTACAACGAGGCGGTGAAAACTACCTGCCGAAGTCCCCGGATAACGCTTACGGCGCCCCTTTGTTTTGCCATGCATGCCGCCGATCCCTTTAAAAACAAGCGTTCCCGATAGCTGGCACGCTCTTTGCGTGATAACTCATGAACCCGGCATCGTCGCCGGTACAAAAGGGGAGTTCACGATGAAAGACAACTCAGGCCGCGCTTTATCCAGTTCAACTGCGCAATCAGTCAAGAATCTGGGCGTCGCGCTCGTGACTACGGTCATTAGTGTCAGCGGCGCGCTGGTCACACTGAACGCACTCGCTCAAAGCACCGCGCCATCAACGGTATCGGCCAGCGTGTCATCGGATGCGGCGGCAGTGGGCAAGAGCGTGCGCGATACGACTGTCACGGCGAAGGTCAAGGCTGCGCTGCTAGCGACCAAGGATTTGTCATCGGGTGATATTCACGTCACCACGCATCACGGCACCGTCAATCTGGCGGGCAGCGTGCCGAGCGCCGAGCAAAAAGCCATGGCCGTTGATGTCGCCAGCAAGATCGAAGGCGCACGCAAGGTGCATGACGCGCTGGAAGTTCGCGCGCACTGAGGCGATTTCAATGCGCTAGCGCCAATGCCTGACGAAGTATTGACGAGAGATTGAGATCAAGACAGTCCGGTGTGCTTTGGTTTCGCCAGGCTGAACCGCAGAACGGCACCCCAGGAGCGGGACGGATCAAATCGTCCTGAGCTTCGGGGGTGCCGTTCGTTTTCATCGAAGATATTTTTCAATGGCGGTTTCGTGGGTTTTCTTGCTTTTCTTGCCTGTCTTGTAGCGCTGCGTCATTCAACCCAGCCCGCCTTGCCTGGATCTGATGCCTGCGGCATGCTGCCGGTTTTGCCGTTTGCGCAGCTTTTAAACACATGACTCAGAACATTTACGACGATCCGGCGTTCTTTGAGCGCTATAGCAAGCTGACACGTTCGATGGAAGGTTTGGCTGGCGCGCCCGAATGGCCCGCACTGCAGGCGATGCTGCCCGCGTTGCCGGGCCTTGATGTGGTCGATCTGGGTTGTGGCTACGGCTGGTTTTGCCGCTGGGTGCAGGAGCAGGGCGCGCGCAGCGTACTCGGGCTGGATCTCGCGGAAAAAATGCTGCAGCGGGCCCAGGCCTTGTCAACCAGCGATGCGCATCGCGCGATCACCTACGCGCAAGCCGATCTTGAAGCGCTAGCGCTGCCAGCGAACACGTTTGATCTGGCGTATAGCTCGCTGGCATTGCACTACATCAAAAATTTGCCGGGCTTGCTGCGCAATCTGCATCAGGCGCTCGTGCCAGACGGCAGCCTGGTGTTTTCGATTGAGCATCCGATTTTCATGGCACCCGCCAATCCTCAATGGCTGACCGATGCACAAGGCATAAAAACCTGGCCGGTCAATGGCTATCAACGCGAAGGGCCGCGCGTCACGAACTGGCTAGCCGATGGCGTCATCAAGCAGCACCGCACGCTGGGCACACTGCTGAACCAGTTGATTGACACCGGTTTCATGCTGACCCATCTCAACGAATGGGGACCGTCAGCGGCAGATCTTGCTGCCCGGCCTGAGCTCGCCGAGGAATGTGAGCGGCCCATGTTGTTGCTAGTGTCCGCGCGCCGCGTGAGCTAGTGAGCCTGGAGCCTGGGCTGGCCAAGCCAGGGGAAACGCGTTGTAGCCAAAGTGCTGCGATTCTTGAATGTCGTCAGCTCCAGGTAGCCGTTACAAAAAAATGATCGATAACTTAGATTATGTTAACTAAAAGAACCCGCCAACATTCCAGCTAGAACTCAACTAAAACAAACCCAGCCAAGCCCCTTGACCTTGACATCGTGGCAAAGCCCAACCTTCGTGCGTTATCAACGTTTTCCACCAGGAGCCTCGTATGATTACCTTTGAAATCAAGGACATGACCTGTGGGCATTGCGTTAGCACGATCAGCAGCGCAATCGCCACCATCGACCATCAAGCGGAACTGATCGTCGACATGGCCAGGCAGCGCATCAGCGTGCAGTCAGCAAGCGCCACGGCGGCAGCGCTGCAGCAGGCGCTTGAAAATGCGGGTTATGCCGCCACACAGATCACAGAAGTCACAGAAGCTGAAGCCTATCCAGGCATACCTGACATGCGAAGCAGCTGTTGCCACTGAGGTTGTCACTGAGCACGCCATTCCAGACCCTGAAAAGACCCTGAGACATGCCGAGACGACAAGCGCACGGCCTCTCTGTATGATCGTCCAGCGTCTGGAGTCTGAAACGACTGGGTTGATTATTCACCGCTAAATTCAGAGCCACTGTCCATGAACACCTCCAAAAATATCGGCCAGGCCGCTGCGGCCTCCGGCGTTTCGGCCAAAATGATCCGGCACTATGAGTCCGTGGGATTGCTCCCCAGCGCTCGCCGCACTGAGGCTGGATACCGTCTGTACAACGAAAGCGATGTGCACATGCTGCGTTTTGTCCGGCACTCACGGGATCTGGGGTTTTCCATCGACCAGATCAGTGAATTGTTAGCGCTCTGGCACGACCGCGGCCGTTCCAGCCGACGGGTAAAAGAGCTGGCGCAAACGCACCTGCAGGAGCTACAGCGCAAACTCGATGACCTGCTGGCGATGAAAGCAACGCTCGAAACGCTCGTGCAAAACTGCCACGGAAGCGACCGCCCAGATTGTCCGATTCTTGCCCGGCTGGCAGATCCTGCCAGCGTGGTATCGCCCCCCCCCGCTCGCAGCAAGACAGCCGGTCTGAAACGTGGTGCCGGCCTACCCTGAGCCTGGCACCTCGCCTACTTGCCTGTCACAACACCTCTGACTATCCTTGTGCCCTGCTCCGCCGCAATCCTGCGGCGGGCTCAAGCAATAGTCATGATCTACCGGGGGGAAAGACCACGATGACAGCTAATAGCACCACCATGCCTGCACCAGGTACTCAAAGCACACAGAACACTCAAAGCAGCAGTCCACTCAGCTATCTTCCTGTCAGCCTGTTCGGCGCCATCATGGGCTTATGCGGATTGGCGCTGGCCTGGCGTATTGCCACACAACACTACGGCGTGCCTGAATGGATCAGTGAAGCGTTAAGTCTGCTGGCAGTGCTCGCGTTCAGCGCACTCGTCGTGGCTTATGCGATCAAATGGGTGTGCTCTCCAGCTGCGGTGCGCAATGAATTCCAGCATCCAGTCGCGGCGAACTTCTTCGGCACGGCAATCATTTCAATACTCCTGCTGCCTGCTGTAATCGCGCCCTGGCTGCCTCACCTGGCCCGGGTTGTATGGCTCATCGGTGCCGCGCTGATGATCGTTTTTGCCTGGCTGATCGTGAACCGCTGGACCAGCGTGCGTCAGCAAATCGCCCATGCCACGCCCGCCTGGATTATTCCGCCAGTTGGAACGCTGGATATTCCAATCGCGGGTGTGCAACTGCAATTGCCAGGTTCACTAGAGGTTTCAGTGTTCGCACTGGCGGTGGGGCTGTTTTTCACCGTGCCGGTGTTCACGATGATCCTCTCTCGCCTGATTTTCGAAGAACCGCTCCCTCCTGCGTTCCAGCCCTCGCTGCTGATCCTCGTCGCGCCGTTCGCCGTTGGCTTCTCGTCCTACGTGAATATCACCGGCCACGTCGACTTGTTTGCCAGCGCGCTCTTTTACCTGGCAGTCTTCATCTTCATGGTGCTGCTGCCGAAGATGCTGAACCTGCGAATCTGCTGCCCGTTCCGCGTCTCGTGGTGGGCCGTCAGCTTCCCGCTAGCCGCGCTGACTATCGCCAGCCTCAGGTTCGCGGCCTACCAGCAGTCTGTCGTTGCCAATGCTTATGCGATCACGATGCTGGCCTTGTGCACGCTGGTGCTTGGCGGGCTAGCCGTTCGGACACTGACAGGCATACTGCGCGGTGAATTGAAAACGCTGACGCTGTAATCCTGGGCGGTGCGATTTGGCATGCCGCTGTGCCCAATCAAAAAAGCCAGCACCGTTCAGGTGCTGGCTTTTTCACATGCCGCGCCACAACGCCCTTACGGGGTGTCGCGCAGATACCCTTCTTTGGATGGATCGCGCATCTTGAGCGCCACGATGCAGGCAATCGCACACAACGCCGTGACGTACCAATAGAACATCGTTTCAACCCCAATCGACTTGAGCCAGAGCGCGACGTATTCCGCTGAGCCACCGAAGATCGCGTTCGCCAGCGCGTACGACAACCCGACACCTAGCGCCCGCACTTCTGGCGGAAACATTTCCGCCTTTATCAAGCCGCTGATCGAGGTATAAAAACTGACAATCGCCAGCGCCACCACGATCAGGCCAAACGCGGCATAGGGACTGGTGACGTCTTTCAGCGTATGCAGCAGGGGCACGGTGCCAAGCGTCGCCAGCGCGCCAAACAGAATCATCGAGCGGCGGCGGCCAATGCGGTCCGACAGCGCACCGAACAACGGCTGCATCAGCATGTAGACAAACAGCGCG is a genomic window of Paraburkholderia bonniea containing:
- a CDS encoding class I SAM-dependent methyltransferase, whose amino-acid sequence is MTQNIYDDPAFFERYSKLTRSMEGLAGAPEWPALQAMLPALPGLDVVDLGCGYGWFCRWVQEQGARSVLGLDLAEKMLQRAQALSTSDAHRAITYAQADLEALALPANTFDLAYSSLALHYIKNLPGLLRNLHQALVPDGSLVFSIEHPIFMAPANPQWLTDAQGIKTWPVNGYQREGPRVTNWLADGVIKQHRTLGTLLNQLIDTGFMLTHLNEWGPSAADLAARPELAEECERPMLLLVSARRVS
- the cueR gene encoding Cu(I)-responsive transcriptional regulator, yielding MNTSKNIGQAAAASGVSAKMIRHYESVGLLPSARRTEAGYRLYNESDVHMLRFVRHSRDLGFSIDQISELLALWHDRGRSSRRVKELAQTHLQELQRKLDDLLAMKATLETLVQNCHGSDRPDCPILARLADPASVVSPPPARSKTAGLKRGAGLP
- a CDS encoding SLAC1 anion channel family protein, which produces MTANSTTMPAPGTQSTQNTQSSSPLSYLPVSLFGAIMGLCGLALAWRIATQHYGVPEWISEALSLLAVLAFSALVVAYAIKWVCSPAAVRNEFQHPVAANFFGTAIISILLLPAVIAPWLPHLARVVWLIGAALMIVFAWLIVNRWTSVRQQIAHATPAWIIPPVGTLDIPIAGVQLQLPGSLEVSVFALAVGLFFTVPVFTMILSRLIFEEPLPPAFQPSLLILVAPFAVGFSSYVNITGHVDLFASALFYLAVFIFMVLLPKMLNLRICCPFRVSWWAVSFPLAALTIASLRFAAYQQSVVANAYAITMLALCTLVLGGLAVRTLTGILRGELKTLTL
- a CDS encoding heavy-metal-associated domain-containing protein, giving the protein MITFEIKDMTCGHCVSTISSAIATIDHQAELIVDMARQRISVQSASATAAALQQALENAGYAATQITEVTEAEAYPGIPDMRSSCCH
- a CDS encoding YdcF family protein encodes the protein MTLIVLVILIVFAIGCAALAWRRTSVMLYALTAVLFLAIGCGPVPAWLLGQLQDTYDIKPRPVWGKRNALVLLGAGTTKVPRTGAVEPGMFAYARIAEAAALYNDCRRKTVADCKIIVSGGDALHLGSPEAIVYQRLLVRLGVSAADVMLEPGSMNTWQNAQFTSALLQRYAPDRVLLVSSGLHLQRSLLYFGHFGVHAMPVRADYLRPVLTLIPLSYNFAVTDFALHEYLGIARYTLYNAFGWNAVSKQPGEA
- a CDS encoding BON domain-containing protein — translated: MKDNSGRALSSSTAQSVKNLGVALVTTVISVSGALVTLNALAQSTAPSTVSASVSSDAAAVGKSVRDTTVTAKVKAALLATKDLSSGDIHVTTHHGTVNLAGSVPSAEQKAMAVDVASKIEGARKVHDALEVRAH
- a CDS encoding PsiF family protein encodes the protein MTIHSKTRLIQSALAALVLGAMLVPAAFADNSQQSKMTVCNQQASGKKGDERKAFMKSCLSASPAAAPMTQQEKMKACNTEASGKKGDDRKAFMKSCLSSSNKSNG